ATTAGTAAGGAAATCTGCTTTTGTATAGGCTTCTAACGATTCATAAAGCTGAAAATAACCATGTACGCCAACTCCGCGCGCATGAACAATTCTTTCAGGAATTCGTTCATGATCAAAGTGGGTCATTTTCTCGCGAAAGTGGAAATCCTCCATTAAGGTTGGGCCTCTTAAGCCCATCTTTAAAGAAAATTCATCCTCGGCTATTTTTACTCCTTGGTTTGTTGTTAAAGCATGTTTGCGTTGATTATCCGTAACATGGTGCTTCAATTGCTCCATTTTTTTATTCACAATATAGGCCCCTCCTTTACTTTGTTAATTTAATAGATACCCTTTTTATTAGGACGTAAACATGTATTATGATTTTTGTATGTAAAAATCATAATTAAACCCTAAAACATCAAGGGGAAGAAAGGGGGGGTGTATAGCACTCTATGCTTAAGAAAAACAGGAGTAACATACCTAAAGTTTTTAATTAAGTATGAACGATAGGTTTAACATTAAAAAATAAAAAAGCCAAGGAGAAAATTTATTTGCTCCTTGGCTTTTAAGATAATTCTTTTCGTTAAAATGCGGAAATTCTTTGCTTCGTTTTTGGTACAATAATAAATTTGATCCAGAGTAACCCGACAATCATAATGATAAGGATATGTAAAAATTGACCTGTAGCAATGAGTATAACACTCGAAAATACAATGAGTTGAATACTTAGCAATATAAAGATTAAGTGAAGAAATTGCTTCATCCTTTCTTCAGTATGGATTGGATATAATGCTACAATAATATTTCCCGAAAAATATTTCCACAGGGAACGGAGCTGCATAGAAATCATATATAGAACGATGTAAGCGATAGCGCCTTTTACGTATATATTTGGTATGAAATATAAGGCGAAAGCACCGATCAATCTTAAGCGAATATATATACCGAAATAATCATTTCCACGTAAAAATGCTAATGTATGTAAATAGAAGAAAGTTGCTCGTTTTTTATGTAATAAAGGTTCAATCCAATTTGTAAGCCATTTTCTTTTATTTACTTGTTTATTCAGTTGCGGAACATCTGTGAAAATGCTAGCAAATTGATAAAAACGAACGTTCATTTTTTCTTCTTGCTCGATTATGTAATCCCACGGTATTCGTTTTGTAGGCTGTTTTTTCGTATATAGAAGTAGGAAAGCAAGTAGTAAGAGTAGTCCGCCCAATATGAGAACATTTGCGGAATAAAACAGCATGTAAATGATTAGGGCGTTACAAGTAATACGAATGATTAGCCATATATTTTTTTCGTGACTATCACGCCACATCCAATGTATGTACATGTTCCAGGCTTTCGTAATCATTAACACGATAAAGATTGTACATAAAAAAGGTACAGTTAATTGCAATGATTGCATAGCAAGTGGAACGAGAATAAGGAACGTAAATAATAATGGGAAAAGCTGCATGATGTAATTGTATAGAAGAGATTTTTTAAAATAAGATGTTAATTTCTCTTCTAGTGCTAGTAAATAGACAGCATCAGGTTTTTGAATAAATGTACGGATAGGGCATCTCGTTATAATGAATGTAAGTACAATCGTTATAATTATTAAAGATATTCCTTTAGAAGGAGATGCTTTTAGAAACTGAGCATAATAATATGCACCAACGCATGAAATAAAGATAAAGCTATATAGTAAACCGTTAATCATACGTGCAAAGTATGTAATGATATTTTGAATATGTTGTTGGAAGCGACTGCTCCATAGCGATTCGATTGACATGTTTTTCACCTCTTTGTTCTATTATATATGTTTTACAAAAGAAAAAACGAGCAAATTGCGTTATGCAACTTGCCCGTTTTTCTTTTCGTTATTTTTTTTCTGATCACGA
This DNA window, taken from Bacillus cereus ATCC 14579, encodes the following:
- a CDS encoding ABC transporter permease produces the protein MSIESLWSSRFQQHIQNIITYFARMINGLLYSFIFISCVGAYYYAQFLKASPSKGISLIIITIVLTFIITRCPIRTFIQKPDAVYLLALEEKLTSYFKKSLLYNYIMQLFPLLFTFLILVPLAMQSLQLTVPFLCTIFIVLMITKAWNMYIHWMWRDSHEKNIWLIIRITCNALIIYMLFYSANVLILGGLLLLLAFLLLYTKKQPTKRIPWDYIIEQEEKMNVRFYQFASIFTDVPQLNKQVNKRKWLTNWIEPLLHKKRATFFYLHTLAFLRGNDYFGIYIRLRLIGAFALYFIPNIYVKGAIAYIVLYMISMQLRSLWKYFSGNIIVALYPIHTEERMKQFLHLIFILLSIQLIVFSSVILIATGQFLHILIIMIVGLLWIKFIIVPKTKQRISAF